Proteins encoded together in one Planctomycetia bacterium window:
- the fliM gene encoding flagellar motor switch protein FliM, giving the protein MSGEVLSQTEVESLLSAMDGGTRSQTAASAGAKAAAAMSGGAGRAREKVTLYDFKRPERVGKEQMRALQTLHEGFSRNFGAALSSLLRSIVEVQLTSVDQLTYSEFLFSLENPTCFNLLKADPLEGNLILDINPSILFPIIDRLLGGGRETGASQRRPLTEIELRLVGRITSHFLQQMKAAWENVVSLDLEVLRVESNPQLVQIVPPNEVVVVVSFEVTLGEVRGMVNLCIPFNAIERIGGKLSANTWTSYGRKDVDPELLHQITQNLHGSEVEVVVDLAETRITTRELIGLRVGDVIKTEKDVHAPLNVSIQGVEKFHAKVGQVKGQKAIRIETVVSSNPHTKRAS; this is encoded by the coding sequence ATGAGCGGCGAAGTACTCAGCCAGACCGAAGTCGAAAGCTTACTCAGCGCCATGGATGGCGGTACGCGGAGCCAGACGGCCGCGTCCGCGGGCGCGAAAGCGGCGGCCGCCATGAGCGGAGGGGCGGGGCGCGCGCGGGAAAAAGTCACCCTCTACGACTTCAAACGCCCCGAGCGCGTCGGCAAAGAACAGATGCGGGCGCTGCAGACGCTGCACGAGGGCTTCAGCCGCAACTTCGGCGCTGCGCTATCGAGCTTGCTTCGCTCGATCGTTGAAGTGCAGCTCACCAGCGTCGATCAATTGACGTACAGCGAGTTCCTGTTCAGCCTGGAAAACCCGACCTGCTTCAACCTGCTGAAGGCCGATCCGCTCGAAGGGAACCTGATCCTCGACATCAACCCTTCGATTTTGTTCCCGATCATCGATCGCCTGCTCGGGGGCGGCCGTGAGACCGGGGCGTCGCAACGGCGGCCGCTGACCGAAATTGAACTGCGATTGGTCGGGCGGATCACGTCGCATTTCCTCCAGCAGATGAAGGCCGCGTGGGAAAACGTGGTTTCGCTGGATCTCGAAGTATTACGCGTCGAAAGTAATCCGCAGCTCGTGCAGATCGTCCCGCCGAACGAAGTGGTCGTCGTCGTGAGCTTCGAGGTCACCCTCGGCGAGGTCCGCGGGATGGTGAACCTTTGCATTCCGTTCAATGCCATCGAACGCATCGGCGGAAAGCTCTCGGCCAACACCTGGACCAGCTACGGCCGCAAGGACGTCGATCCCGAGCTGCTCCACCAGATCACCCAGAACCTGCATGGCTCCGAGGTGGAGGTCGTCGTCGACCTCGCGGAAACGCGGATCACGACGCGGGAGCTGATCGGATTGCGCGTCGGCGACGTCATCAAGACTGAGAAGGACGTCCACGCCCCGTTGAACGTGTCGATTCAAGGGGTGGAAAAATTCCACGCCAAAGTCGGCCAGGTGAAAGGCCAGAAGGCGATCCGCATCGAGACGGTCGTGTCGAGCAATCCGCACACGAAGCGGGCGTCGTAA